GAAACCTAAATAGGGAAAACTAATACTTGGACATAGATGCCCTTTCTTAAGAGACAAACTAGCAAAACGTATCCTAAAATAAAGAAACTCTACAGAGACATATTATGCCCCTGCATCAACCACCCCAGCTTGAAAATAAGGTCGGCTCCGACAAGAATGCTGCGGCGGCTTAAACATATACTTGGGGGTGACGTCGTTTCAGTTCTTCTTTTGTTATCCATGTACTACTCTTAGTTGTTTTTCCAAGACATTTTACTAAGAACTGTCGATACGGATTTCCACGTCGGGATCTTGTTTCCTTCACGTCAAGTACCTCTTGAATCACATCAGGTGGGTTGTTGTTCAAATTTTGTTGCACCGGCTTCTGATCACCTGATGTATCACCATCATCTCCATCGAACCCATAATAGTCATACAAGTCAGCAACATTGAAAATGGGACTTATTTGTAAGTCATCAGGTAACTCGAGAACATAAGCATTGGAACTGATCTTCTTCACTATCTTATATGGACCCACCTTCCTTGAAGCCAACTTATGATATATTCCCCTAGGAAACCTTTCttttcgcatgaacaccatcaaCATCTCACCCTCCTGAAATTCTTTATGCTTGCGATTAGCATTAGCTGCATTCATGTAGTGTTCTTTACTCTTGTTAATAATTGCTCTCACATCTTGGTGTATACTCTTTATATGGTCAGCATAAGCTTCACCTTCGCTGCAGATTTGGGTATCCAACGGAAGAGGTACTAGGTCTACAACATGTTGCGGATGAAAACCATATGCTACCTCAAAAGGTGTTCTCTTAGTCGTACGACTAACTGAGTTGTTATATGCAAACTCGGCTTGAGATAAAACCTGATCCCAACTCTTAATATGATCTCCCACTAAGCTTCTTAGTAAATTTCCCAAGCTTCGGTTCACTACTTCCgtctgtccatcagtttgagGGTGGGAAGTTGTAGAATAACATAAATCAGTTCCTAACTTCTTCCATAGAGTCCTCCAAAAATGACCCAGAAACTTGACATCACGATCAGACACAATAGAATAAGGGACTCCATGTAAATTTACCACCTCGTTAAACAAAAGAGACGCAATATTGGAAGCATAAGCAGTCTTAGAGCAAGGAATAAAGTGAGCCATCTTAGAGAATCTATCTACCACAACAAATATTGAATCGTGTTGTCTTGAAGTCTTCGGCAATCCtagcacaaattccatactaagGTGTACCCAAGGAGAGTGTGGAACTGGCAATGGAGTATACAATACAGTATTTTGGGACTTCCCCTTTGCGAATTGGCATACTCGACACCTCTtgatcaatgtttcaaaatacttGTCCATTGAAGGCCAATAATAACGACTCTTTACAGCTTTTAGGGTCTTGTCTCGTCCCTAATGTCCTTCTAACCCTCCACCATGAAGCTCTCGGAAAATATTCTCTTTTAAGGAACCAACAGGAATGCATAAACGGTTTCCACGAAAGATATATCCATCATGAAGTACAAAAGGTATACCTGATGTTGTTGGAGACGTACTTAGCTGTTGTACTACCAGACCAAAATAAGGGTCAGCAGCATACTGATCCTTAATCACCTCAAAACCGACTACACGAGCCTGCATTGATGTCACCAACACATGTTGACGACTAGAGCATCAGCTACCTTGTTCATTGCTCCAGATTTATGATTTAGGGAAAATGTAAACTCCTCAAGATAGTCAATCCACTTTGCATGTCTAGGCTTCAGTTTCTTTTGAGATTGTAGATAGCGCAAAGCCTCGTGATCTGAGTAGACCACAAAATCTTTATGGACTAGATAATGTCTCCAATGCTGTAAAGCACGAACCAACGCATAAAATTCCAGATCATAAGTAGAATACTTTCGTTTAGCTTCAATTAGCTTCTCGCGGAAGAATGCCACAGGTCTGCCTTCTTGGCTCAAGACCGCTCCAATCCCCACATTAGAAGCATCATATTCCACCACGAATAGCTTCTCAAAATATGGCAGAACCAAAACTGGAGCCTCAGTTATTAGTTTTTTAATCTTCTCAAATGCGATTGATGCTTCTTTTGTCCACCGAAAAGTTTTCCCTTTCAGACACTCAGTTATAGGGCTCATAATAGTACTAAACCCTTTATAAACCTACGATAGAAGGTAGctaaaccatgaaaactacgcaCATCAGTCACACATTGAGGTATAGGCCAGTCCACAGTCGCTTTCTCTTTCATAGGATCAGCCTTTAAACCACTAGCAGAAATAATATATCCCAAAATTCTACTTCTTCGCGCAAAATGGGCATTTCTTAATATTGAGATATAATGTTTCCTTCAAAAGAACCTCCATCAATTGTTTTAGATGAACTAGGTGTTACTCCTTGGTATGACTATACACCAGAATATCATCGAAGTAaactactacaaatgaaccaatgAAAGGACGTAATACCTCTGTCATCATTCGCATGAATGTACTGGGAGCATTAGAAAGGCCGAAAGGCATTACAAGCCATTCATAGAGGTCATCCGGTGTTTTAAACGCAGTTTTCCATTCATCCCCACTGCGAATACGTATTTGATGATATCCACTTCGGAAGTCTAACTTCGAGAAAAACTTAGCACCAGCCAACATGTTCAACATATCCTCCAACCTAGGTATAGGAAACCTATACTTGATGGTGATCTTGTTGATTGCTCGGCTGTCTATGCACATTCACCAAGAACCATCTTTCTCGGGAGTCAATAAGGCTGGTACAACACACAAACTTTTGTTCTCCTTGACCAAACCCTTGTTCAATAACTCCTCTACTTGTCTTCGTATCTCCAATCGATGTGCAAGAGGCATCCTATACGCTTCCAAGTTAGGTAGCGCAGATCCTGGCGCCAAGTCAATGGCATGTTGTATGTCCCTCATTGGAGGCAGCATATTCGGTAGCTCTCTAGGCGCAAGTTCTTCGAAAAGTTTCAACAATTCAGTGATTTCAGAAGGTTGTTCATGACTTTCCAGGACAATATCAGATGTTGATTTACACATTAGCGCATAGATCACACCAGTTTCTTTGCATTCATTCTGAAACTGTTTACAAGTTAATAAACTTGTTGACTGCCCCTTCTCTTCTCTTCCACCTTGCACGTCTTCTTCCTTCATAGGATGCAACGTCATCTTATTTCCGTTACACACGAAACTGTAAGTATTAGCTTCAGTCAAGTGGGTCATCTTCTTATCAAACAACCAAGGTCTGCCTAATAGTATGTGACAAGCATCCATAGGTGCAACATCACACCACACTTCATCTTCAAAATTGCCAATAGAAAACTTCACTAAGCATCTTTTCGTGATAGGTACTGCGTTTCTTTTCTTAAACCAAGCAATCTTATATGGGTGAGGGTGTTTCTTGGTTAACAGACTTAGCTTGTCTACAACTTCTTGAGAAACTATATTCTCACAACTTCCATCatctaaaatcagtttgaaaACCTTACCACCACAGAAAACTTGTGTGCGAAAAATACTCTTTCGACGCCAATCTTCCTCCTCGTCATCAACCCTAGGACACATAAGAATTCTGCGGACAACCAGATTCTCCCCTCTCACTGACATCAAGTCTTCCTCTTCACCCTCCGATTCATCATACTTAGGGTCTCCAAACCATCCTTCGTCACTACCATCTTCAATGAAATTAACCCGCTTTTGTGGACAAGTGTAAGTCATACGATCATCTCCTCCACATGTATAACACTTGGCCACCAAACGAGTGCCGACTTTGGGCACTCCGCTTGCAGTTGGAGTTGTTGTTGAGGTGCTGGCCCCTTCTTTGCTCTTGTTACTCCAAACTGATGCTTTTGGTGCAGTTCTACTCCAGTTGGATGTGGCTTTCATTCGGCTCGCAGAGTTTCGGTTCTTTGAACGTTGATTCACTCTCTCCTCTGCCTTCAGAGCAAATTGATAAGCATCTACCAGGTTGGTAACCCGTAGGAGACCAAACTCTTCTCGAATTCCTATGTTTAGACCCAGGATATATCTTGCTGCAAGTTGTTCGAGTGTCTCATTCAATCCAACTCTTAAATAAATATTATAGAACTCTGTTGTATACTCCTCAACACTTAGTGCACGTTGACGAAAGTTATAAAACTTTTCATACAACGTTACCAAATAATCAGGTGGAAGAAATTGCTTCCGCAACTTCTGTTTCATGTGATCCCATGACCTGATTTTCTCTTTGCCTTGCCTTGTACGCTGTTCTTCCAGCTTTTTCCACCATTGCAAAGCCATTCCCTTCAGCTTCAACTTTACAAACAACACCTTCCGATCTTCAGCTATAGGCTTCCATTCGAAGTAGTTCTCTATGCTAGTTTCCCAATCTAGGAAATCTTCCGCGTGCATCCTTCCAGACATATCACTCACTTCAACCTTCACGCCACCAGAATTCAAATCCAGGGCTTTAACCAACCTATCTTCCAATCTGTCATGATGTGGACCATGAACAACACGATCATGAAAAGGATTTTCATCTTCGTCGCGTTCATCTTCTTCAGATAAACCTTCAGGTGAATCCAAAGGGTTGGGTCGGCCCTCTGGTCTCTCCATACGGGCTTCGGCACGTTCTCGTCGCTCTAGGGTTTGCAACGCTGCGACATGCCTTCCATCAAGGTTCTAAACTCGTTAATATCATTGTTTCCACCTCTACCTCCACCTCTACCTCTAACTCGAAGTCTACCTGCCATAGTAGTTAGCTAGGGTTTGGGTTTGTTTTGTTCTAGCGCCAATTAATGCACAGCTAGAAAACAGAAACAATAAACTAAGGTAATTGACAAAGATAAACGATGAGAATTCTAGATTGAAGCAATAAGAACGAAGATAAGGAGTTTCTAGGATAAACCTAACTCACTTGTATAATCAATAGATTATAATCGTATGAAAATATAATAAAAGTCTGCCCTCTTTGGACGAcctagcaacctatttatactagaAAGAAACCTAAATAGGGAAAACTAACTCTTGGACAGAGATGCCCTTTCTTAAGAGACAAACTAGCAAAATGTATCCTAAAATAAAGAAACTCTACAGAGACATATTATGCCCCTGCATCACACAGACAATTTACATCTAGCTTTTACACTGGTATTATGTGCATTCAAGACTTTAGACACATGCAAAGAATTCAAACAGGCTGTCTTTGGCGTTCCTTAATTTTTATGCTTCGTATAACATAAGAAGAAGACACTCTTGGATTCAGATTAGGGATCAAACGGGATGTGAAATTGGGCATATTTTATAATGCCATCAGTTTGGGCATTTTTGCATTGTTTTGATCTTTATTTCTTGATGTCGTCTTAATTCTATGGCAAGTAGTAGTGTACTTGAACATAGCTTTCTCTAATTGCTCTGCTTGAAATTTGAGGACTCGTTTACTTGAAAATTTTAATTGAATGGCCATGAAGTACACTAGGAAGAGTCCCCATTTTGAAGGAGTGTGGGATAAAATGAAGACTTCGCATGATTTTCTCATGTCTTGAACCTGAGCAGTCTCTATAAGAACCTTCAGGGACATATGTGGGACTCCTGAATGGCTGACTGAGTTAAAATATTAAGGTCTGCATTTGGTAATGAATAACCAAAACTAGTTTTGTTTAGTTTTTAAAGATCTAGTTAAGCTTCAATGCATTTTTTCTTTACATTCAGAATCAAGATAATTTTACATTCTTGTTCAAACCTGATCAGTACCAATGAGATTTGGTGGTTTATCATTGTTGTCATCCGCTGTAATCAGCAAAATTGATCACTTAACACATTTCTGTTGAGTCATTTCTTTTTGTATTCATATTTGCATCACTGTTGTAGTATTGACTCATTCCTTATCCAAAATTTGGCCTCCATTTGTGTCGAATTCACCATTCAGTTCCTAGACTTTACCTGCAAAAGTTTTGTCCCTGGAAATTTCTGTAATACTAGAATCCCTTTCTTAATCCTAAATTTCTGGAACCGTCCCAAAGGTATAAAAATCTAGCATTCTTGCGGTGGTTTTTTCTGTTGTAGTAGCTTAGGATCAGATGGTAATACAACACAATTACACCTGCGTTCCTTTTATATTCTTTGCCCGTTTTTTCATAGTCCCAATTCATTGAAATGTTGTTGGGGGCATAAATTTATTTCAGAGGGTCTAAACTCCAACTTCCTTATGCTTATTCCCAATATCGAAGGTGGTAAAAAATCTTTACAATTTCAGACCCATTGGTCTAAGTAATTTCTGTTTTAAAGTATTCACCAGAATCATTACTTCCAGGTTTGGTCTTCTAATGGACAAGCTTGTTTCTACTCAACAAGGTGTATCCATGAAAAGATATTTTTAGCTTCTGAGCTTGTAAGATGACTGTTCAACTGGATATTACACAAGCCTATGATACTTTAAGTTGGGAGTTCAGTCTTGAAGTCTTGATGCAATTTGGTCTCTCAAGTGGATTAAGGTTTTGACCATACGCATCCTAAAATTTTTGCGAATAAACAGCTGCTCCGCTAATAAAACAGGGTTTATCTTTGGCTGATGGAGTTGTTTAAAACTGCAAAAATTTGTATCATGTTAAACGGAGGTCCAGTGGGTTATTTTGGTATGGAAAGAGGCTTAAAGCAGGGGGAGATCCTCTTTCCCCTGTTATATTTGTGATAGCTGAAGATGTTTTGAGCAGAAAGTTAACTCAGTTGGTGGAGAATGGTAATATTCAGCGGCCTATTGTCTCCAGAAAAGGTATTCCTCCTACCCACTTATTTTTTGCTGTTGAGATTTTCATTTTTCTAAATGGAAAGAGAAAAGGTCTGGATTGTGTAATGAAACTTCTTATGGATTTCCAGCAACCTTCTGGTCAGTAGTGAGCAGAGAAAGCTGATACTTTGTGGATTGTGTTATAAATGACAGAAGAAGATATGTTGCAAGCAGCTTACATATGGACTTAGCTTCTTTTCCAAGTACATTGGAGTAGTACGTATGCCGGGTAAAGTTAAATCTAATCACGTGTGGCCTATGTGGAAATGTTGCAAGAGAAATTAGCAAACTGGAAGGTAATAAGCTAGCTTTCCAGGATAGAGGGACTCTCGTAAATTCGTTTTaagtaacgtttgtgtatttaATATGGCTGTTTATAGATGGCCAAAGAGTATCGTTTTTGAGTGTCAAGGTCATAAGAAACTTCTTTGGTCAGGGATGCTGATGCTAAGAAGATCACACTTTGAAATTGGAGATAGTCTCTGTATGTGATATTCTTCCCATGAGCTGTTGATTTTGAAACATTTTGGGATTGAAAGCAGAATAGTTAAGGTTATAAGGCCGTCGGATGCAAGTTTAACCTTCCTCCTGCATACGTTGATCTTGTTTACTGCGATGGAGCCACGAGAGGAAATCCTGGTATTGCAGGATATGGCTTTGTTGTCAGAAATAGTACTACTACTGGAGGTTTCCTACTGTAGAGTCTGGTGGTTTGGGTGCGGCGACTAACTTTCTTGCTGAAGTTGGGTCTGTTATTAATGCTCCTGAGTGACTTACTAGAATGGCCTTCTGAAAACTCTTCTAGATTTAGATGATTTGTTTGCTTAGTAGTCGTCTGTGACTTTACTTTTAGTTGTTTTAGTTCTAACTTTTTGTGTTTCCCTCTTTTGTAACTTCATTTGGTGCTCGCGCTTAATAAAATTTGTCTTTTGAGAAAAAAAAGAATCGTAATCTCAATTCAGGAAGAAAGTTTCTTTTCGATTTGCAGTACTGCTATAGCTTGTGATTTTCAAGTCACACTGTGAAGTTGTTTGTATTTAGAGATCAATGAAAAACGCCCATTTAAAAGGTTCTGTGTTTGGATGCCCTTCATAGTTTTTCTAAGTCTGGTGTGTTTTAGAATGGTTAATTGCATTGTTCAACTTATGTTGTGATTCAAGTAACTTGTGTCTGTCAGTCTTATCCAGATTTAGAGAACAAAATATGGGTGCTACTGGCACCTAGTCAACAGAACATAAGAAGAGTCTTAGCACTCCAGAGGATTATACAAATTTCAAAGTTTAAAGATCAAAGTGCACACCTTCAAGTATCAAAATTCTGAAAGAATTTGGTTCATCTGCGCACTGGCGATGCATAGAGTTTATAAACGAGCGGTTAAACAATAGCGAGTGACTCGATGTATTGATGGGCGTAAAACCACCTGTAATGAAGTGATTCCTCCCCAATAGGATTTGGCGACAAATTATGTGTTGTTATGAAACTCATGTCCTTAAACTTGTAGCAAATAATCTTACCAGGTATATGGATTACTAgatttgattcttcttctttatcttcttctcgAACAAGCAAGATTGAGAATTCCACTCCATGCAAAGATCTTAAAATGAGAAAATTGTTATCGTCAAATTTATGTGGAAATATCTCCGGATATAAAACTATAAGATTTCCAATATCGACTTTGTACTTTACGTTCCAGCACCTGTAATTGTTGTCCATTTCCAGTATCTCAAAACATGTTGAATAGTGATTGTAAATTGGTATAAGATGCAAACAACCCTTGTATGCACCAAAATACCCAATCCTCCTGTCATACCCTTCATCAATATCCGGTGTTGGCGGCACTGGCATTTCCATTAGTAGTTCCTGTTCCATatcaaaataaccaaaagagttACTTAAGCTAATCCACTTGCCAAACTTTGTTGCATTGATCCAGTGCAATGAGCCATTCCAGAACACACCAGACCTGCGGAACGAATCATTATGTCCACGGAAAGGTTTTCCGGAGACCTTCCAGGTAGCAGTTTGCAAATCAAAAATCTCAATCTGGAGTTGGTCTTTGCCAACCTCCCAAACAAAGACAACTTTGTAATGAGGTGATATAAGTGGATTGAAAGCTACGCTCACACTGCGAACCGAAACTAAACTGTTCGGCTGATGCTCAAATTTAAGTATGCTTTTGTACCGGTTTGTGGATGGATTGTAGATGTAATAGGTTTCGTCACTTGTAGGCGCACATCTAAAGCTGCTACAACAGATAAGTCCATTACATGATCCATCAATCTTTAAACCTGGTGCATCATTCACAAAATTGAGAAATTTTAAAGGCACACCACCATTGACTTTCTTACCATCCAGTCTGATAAATTCATATGCGAAGTTGTCAGCATAAGACAATTTCAGCAAGAATAATCCTGGACTTGAAAGGCGTGCTTGGATTGTGTACTTACGAATGAACAATGGATCTGAAATGAGAGAGGACCAACCTTTTGATACACATTTGAAAACAATAAGAGATCTTACCGGCAAATACAACAATATAGGTATTAAAAGATCATTATTGTTCGCAATAACAGATGCAGATGGTGATGAAATCTTATCACTGATGCGTGGAAGTTTACGAGAACATGAAGCCATCTTGAAATGAAAGAATTCTTTGGAGAATAGTAAAGGGTTAGGAGTCTTAGGGCTCCTCCCTGTTGTATTTGTTTAACAATGAATTgaaatttaaaaaagaaaaagtcaTGGAGAAAAATTCCGTATTGTATTGGGGATATATAGTAGTAGGGTGGATTAATTCCCTGATATGAAAATGTTAGAAACAGGACTTTCTGCGGGTGACCTGGGATATATGCAGTGGATTCCCTGTGCCCTCCCTTCCTGGGAGGTCTTGGGTCGATTCCCATTAGCAGCAAAGGTTGTATGGTAGTACGGAAGGGGTTTAGGCAAGTTGCTTGCCGGTGGGGATGGCCCAATTGGCTAGGTGGGACCAACACAGTTGCTAATGATTGTGGAACTATACGGCTAGCCACGACAGGAATGTTAAAGTGgcaaattttttgtttttcacgagatATGAGTCGTTATTCAAAAAGGCATTGGAgcgcagcttgttgctaggcttccaactaatttttttttgtaatcttttCATTCACTAGTGATTTTTATTACAAATTTTCTCTTCTATACTTTAAATATTGAACTTGAAGAAAGATATATTAAAATTTTAAACTGGGTGCCTAGCTCCTCGAGACGAAGGGATTGGCGCCTAGCCTCGCCTAGCGCCTAATACACCATAGGTTAGGAGTTTTAGTTTGCTAAACGTAACAACTTCAGAGAACAAAATTACGGTTAGCAAACTGGACATACTTAATCGTGACTGGTTCTGCAAACTTAATTTTTCTACTTATTTCAATAAATCAGCCCATTTCAAACACAAAACAGGGAAAAAACAGAAGAGTTGTATCGAATCAAAACATAACAACACCATTGGGTGCGGTCAAAGAACAACCAAATCAatatcattttatcaaatttgatTCTTTCTTATCAAAATCCTCTCTCttaataaaccatcaaacgaaaaaccaaaacaaattcatcaaacaaaattgaaatcaaaatcatcaaaaaagAAATCTAAAGAAAAATTAATCAACAATCATCGACAAAGCAaatcaaaaaatcataaacaaaaACAGATTTGTTTCATACCAACAGAAAATGGTTACACCACAAGAAAGATTAGCAGAACAATAAGAGGAGTAATTGAAGATCAAAGTATGTACTCCTTCACCCACaacaaaaaggaagaaaaacATTGTTACTCCTTCaacaacatcaaaaagaaaaaaaaaaagattattacTCCCGAATCAATAACTAAAAGGAAGAAAAcaattttaccaaaaaaaaaaaatacaacgaaaATTTCGCTCTTGTACATATCATACTTAAATAAGCgtcagtacatatcaatacgtaTTTTTGGATACTTAGTGTGGATAATCCAACAATACATAATGATATGTACTACGTAAAAAATAGTTGAATAATgattagtacatattaatatgtactgttaGATACTTAGGCTACATATAAGCTAGGtatatatatatcaatatgtattacCATGCAAATGAGAAAAAGAAGTAAAAATAGTATGTATTTGACAATAAATATTGACATGTCCTAATGGAAAAAATTGTCTTTTTACGGTATATATCAACATGCACAGTTGGATAGGGTGTATtaggtacatatcaatatgtattttgGTTTTCGATGCTCGAATACCAACAATATGTTTTTAGTGAACAAATAACCTTATTGATTAGACAGGTAATTAATATGAAGAATacgaaataaaatacaaaaggaCCTGTAAAAACCACTAGGAGGTTATACAGATATGGTTTTACGGGATTGTATGTTCTTGTGAAAAAATTAAGAATGAAGACCTGAAATTGACCAGTGCACAGTTGCAAATGATAAGTAATCGAGGTGTTATGCGGGAActtattcttgattttttggtacaagaaatttgatgaaaataattggtTGAAGAATGAAGCATTGTCACTAAACTGTTACGTTGTTATAGGAAAGGCAGAGTGCCAAACGATCTTACATTTTGTAATAAATGGAACAACACATGTTATGACTCCACACCGGGGATTCATTCTTGGGATGCCAAGAATGACTAAAGGAGAATACGAAGGTCGGTCCCTCACAAGAAAAGGTGGATGGCGTCATGCAGAATtcttcaaaaagaattttcatatTGTGTAAAAGAATGACGAGAACGATGATTCAAAAAGCAATCTTGTACCTGAAGTGACTCAACGTAATGTAAAATTAGTCTCAAaagatgataaaaaaaattgaccaaagATGCATTTAGCTTG
This is a stretch of genomic DNA from Papaver somniferum cultivar HN1 chromosome 1, ASM357369v1, whole genome shotgun sequence. It encodes these proteins:
- the LOC113337350 gene encoding F-box protein At5g07610-like, with translation MASCSRKLPRISDKISSPSASVIANNNDLLIPILLYLPVRSLIVFKCVSKGWSSLISDPLFIRKYTIQARLSSPGLFLLKLSYADNFAYEFIRLDGKKVNGGVPLKFLNFVNDAPGLKIDGSCNGLICCSSFRCAPTSDETYYIYNPSTNRYKSILKFEHQPNSLVSVRSVSVAFNPLISPHYKVVFVWEVGKDQLQIEIFDLQTATWKVSGKPFRGHNDSFRRSGVFWNGSLHWINATKFGKWISLSNSFGYFDMEQELLMEMPVPPTPDIDEGYDRRIGYFGAYKGCLHLIPIYNHYSTCFEILEMDNNYRSLHGVEFSILLVREEDKEEESNLVIHIPGKIICYKFKDMSFITTHNLSPNPIGEESLHYRWFYAHQYIESLAIV
- the LOC113360982 gene encoding uncharacterized protein LOC113360982, with the protein product MERPEGRPNPLDSPEGLSEEDERDEDENPFHDRVVHGPHHDRLEDRLVKALDLNSGGVKVEVSDMSGRMHAEDFLDWETSIENYFEWKPIAEDRKVLFVKLKLKGMALQWWKKLEEQRTRQGKEKIRSWDHMKQKLRKQFLPPDYLVTLYEKFYNFRQRALSVEEYTTEFYNIYLRVGLNETLEQLAARYILGLNIGIREEFGLLRVTNLVDAYQFALKAEERVNQRSKNRNSASRMKATSNWSRTAPKASVWSNKSKEGASTSTTTPTASGVPKVGTRLVAKCYTCGGDDRMTYTCPQKRVNFIEDGSDEGWFGDPKYDESEGEEEDLMSVRGENLVVRRILMCPRVDDEEEDWRRKSIFRTQVFCGGKVFKLILDDGSCENIVSQEVVDKLSLLTKKHPHPYKIAWFKKRNAVPITKRCLVKFSIGNFEDEVWCDVAPMDACHILLGRPWLFDKKMTHLTEANTYSFVCNGNKMTLHPMKEEDVQGGREEKGQSTSLLTCKQFQNECKETGVIYALMCKSTSDIVLESHEQPSEITELLKLFEELAPRELPNMLPPMRDIQHAIDLAPGSALPNLEAYRMPLAHRLEIRRQVEELLNKGLVKENKSLCVVPALLTPEKDGSW